A single genomic interval of Bacteroidales bacterium harbors:
- a CDS encoding LPP20 family lipoprotein, with amino-acid sequence MKARIYNSLNLMIAAVFLLSVGLSGCGSKKKATNVAKEEEELITFYCDGEEYRTDKKAFRANAIGESSDQMVARKKAMSNAKAALAGQIETVIKGTTDNYVNSREFNNVEEVEERFETLNREVINQQLNHVKTICQKHTRTNKGKYKTYLAIEMNVDAVEEAFQERLSRDKQLKIDYDYEKYKETFEEEMEKLENQRGY; translated from the coding sequence AGCCGCAGTATTTTTACTGAGTGTCGGACTATCAGGATGTGGCTCCAAAAAGAAAGCCACCAATGTAGCAAAAGAAGAAGAAGAGCTTATTACATTTTATTGTGATGGGGAAGAATACAGAACAGACAAGAAAGCATTCAGGGCCAACGCAATAGGAGAAAGCAGCGACCAGATGGTTGCCCGGAAAAAGGCCATGAGCAACGCCAAAGCAGCACTGGCCGGGCAAATTGAAACTGTCATCAAGGGCACTACGGATAACTACGTCAATTCCCGTGAATTCAACAATGTGGAAGAAGTGGAAGAACGCTTTGAGACCCTGAACAGGGAGGTGATCAATCAGCAACTCAACCACGTGAAAACCATCTGCCAGAAGCACACCCGCACCAATAAAGGCAAATACAAGACCTACCTGGCCATTGAAATGAATGTGGATGCCGTTGAAGAGGCTTTCCAGGAAAGGCTTTCCAGGGACAAGCAACTGAAGATCGACTACGATTATGAGAAGTATAAGGAAACCTTTGAGGAAGAGATGGAAAAGCTGGAAAATCAAAGAGGATATTAG